From a single Staphylococcus epidermidis genomic region:
- a CDS encoding aminoacyltransferase, whose protein sequence is MKFVNLTSEEFEQFTSENFSHYTQSSIHYNNRSKTKGDVHLVGVKDDQEDVIAACLLTEARSLKFFKYFYTHRGPVMDFNNLVLVRFFFKSLTAYLKKHNCLYVLVDPYVLENLRQPNGEIIESFDNRALIKTMEELGYKHQGYTVGYDTMSQIRWLSVLNLKDKSEDQLLKEMDYQTRRNIKKTYEMGVKVKTLPIEETNTFFELFKMAEEKHGFKFREEPYFVEMQKTYEDHAMLKLAYIDLQDYLDTLQTKHQNLNQQLKDVEKTLEENPNSKKNKTKHTQVKQQFDSNARKIRQTKEKIAEEGQVLHLAAALYIYNDHEVYYLSSGSNPKYNAYMGAYRLQWDMIQFAKEHNIDRYNFYGVTGDFSENAEDAGVQKFKEGFNAKIYEYIGDFIKPIKPLFYKVKQELESRR, encoded by the coding sequence ATGAAATTTGTAAATTTAACTTCTGAAGAATTCGAGCAATTTACTTCAGAAAATTTCTCGCATTATACACAATCCAGTATACATTATAATAATAGATCGAAAACAAAAGGTGACGTACATTTAGTGGGAGTTAAAGATGATCAAGAAGATGTCATTGCTGCGTGCTTATTAACAGAGGCACGTTCTTTAAAATTCTTTAAGTATTTTTACACACATAGAGGACCAGTCATGGACTTTAACAATTTAGTTTTAGTTCGCTTCTTTTTTAAATCACTTACTGCTTATTTAAAAAAACACAATTGTTTATATGTACTCGTTGACCCTTATGTATTAGAAAATTTACGTCAACCTAATGGAGAAATCATTGAATCCTTTGATAATCGCGCATTGATTAAAACAATGGAAGAATTAGGTTACAAACACCAAGGATACACTGTAGGTTATGATACAATGAGTCAAATCCGCTGGTTATCAGTACTTAACCTTAAAGATAAATCTGAAGATCAATTATTAAAAGAAATGGATTACCAAACACGTCGAAATATTAAAAAGACTTATGAAATGGGTGTTAAAGTTAAAACATTACCCATTGAAGAAACAAATACATTTTTTGAATTATTCAAAATGGCTGAAGAAAAACATGGCTTTAAATTCCGTGAAGAGCCTTACTTTGTTGAGATGCAAAAAACTTATGAAGATCATGCTATGTTAAAACTTGCTTACATCGATTTACAAGATTATTTAGATACGTTGCAAACTAAACATCAAAACCTTAATCAACAACTAAAAGATGTTGAAAAAACATTAGAAGAAAATCCAAATTCTAAGAAAAATAAAACGAAACATACACAAGTCAAACAACAATTCGATAGTAATGCGCGTAAAATCAGACAAACTAAAGAGAAAATAGCAGAAGAAGGTCAAGTTCTTCATCTTGCTGCAGCATTATATATATATAATGATCACGAAGTGTATTACTTATCAAGTGGCTCTAACCCTAAATATAATGCTTATATGGGAGCATATCGATTACAATGGGATATGATTCAATTTGCAAAAGAACATAATATCGATAGATATAATTTCTACGGTGTTACCGGAGACTTTAGTGAAAATGCTGAAGATGCTGGCGTTCAAAAATTTAAAGAAGGATTTAACGCTAAAATTTATGAATATATTGGTGATTTTATCAAACCAATTAAACCACTATTTTATAAAGTAAAACAAGAATTAGAAAGTCGTAGATAA
- a CDS encoding SRPBCC family protein — MTIEKKKNKIIFTRTFSAPINKVFDAYTKRELFEQWFHPQDASVTVYDFNATKGGNAFYAIQAPQMTSYTIAEYLQVDAPYYIEYLDYFATSKGEKDTSMPGMHITLNFEEVKGKTTVTSTSTFPTESAAQQAIDMGVETGMNSTLNQLEKLLNQK, encoded by the coding sequence ATGACGATAGAAAAAAAGAAAAATAAGATTATTTTTACTAGAACTTTTAGTGCACCAATTAATAAGGTATTTGATGCTTATACAAAGCGGGAACTATTTGAACAATGGTTTCATCCTCAAGACGCATCTGTCACAGTTTATGATTTTAATGCTACGAAAGGAGGAAACGCTTTTTATGCTATTCAAGCTCCTCAGATGACAAGTTATACTATTGCTGAATATCTGCAAGTGGATGCACCATATTATATAGAGTATTTAGACTATTTTGCTACGTCAAAAGGGGAAAAAGACACAAGTATGCCTGGTATGCATATCACTTTGAATTTTGAAGAAGTAAAAGGAAAGACTACTGTAACATCGACATCGACTTTTCCAACTGAAAGTGCCGCTCAGCAAGCGATAGACATGGGTGTAGAAACAGGTATGAATTCAACACTTAATCAGTTAGAGAAATTACTAAATCAAAAGTGA
- a CDS encoding DUF4467 domain-containing protein — protein sequence MLKKLLVGVSVLTLLLAGCMSHEYADKIDKAVKLQEKKQQKIAKNDSGDEVKHFDKKDANIYVFDKGKYVVLEYKPLSDDAEARYYTYEFKDKKAYYNKDFNAKAYYQSHEPDYKEENMY from the coding sequence ATGTTGAAGAAGTTATTAGTCGGGGTTAGTGTACTAACTTTATTATTAGCAGGTTGCATGAGTCACGAGTACGCAGACAAAATAGATAAAGCGGTTAAACTACAAGAGAAAAAGCAACAAAAAATTGCTAAAAACGATTCAGGTGATGAAGTTAAACATTTTGATAAAAAAGATGCCAATATTTATGTGTTTGACAAAGGAAAATATGTTGTATTGGAGTATAAACCACTTAGTGATGATGCTGAAGCGCGTTACTATACTTATGAATTTAAAGATAAAAAAGCATATTATAATAAAGACTTTAATGCAAAAGCATACTACCAATCTCATGAGCCTGACTATAAAGAAGAGAATATGTATTAA
- a CDS encoding GNAT family N-acetyltransferase, which produces MSNINIRVAHEQDAEELHSIMQIAFTPLRELGIDWPSVHADLEMVKDNLRQNTTFVLENEKEIISTITVCYAWSSVKPISGYPFVWWFATRPTYDGQGYGSQLLKYVEETFLRDTLKAAAVTLGTSARLHPWLLNIYEKRGYEIYAKHENDDGDLGVIMRKILIPEQFNDDILGRPPF; this is translated from the coding sequence ATGTCGAATATTAATATTAGAGTGGCACATGAACAAGATGCTGAAGAATTACATAGCATCATGCAAATTGCTTTTACACCTTTAAGAGAACTAGGTATTGATTGGCCATCAGTTCACGCTGATCTTGAAATGGTAAAGGATAATTTAAGACAAAATACTACATTTGTACTTGAAAATGAAAAAGAAATTATTTCAACGATTACGGTTTGCTATGCATGGAGTAGTGTAAAACCCATTTCAGGTTATCCGTTCGTTTGGTGGTTTGCAACACGACCAACTTATGATGGACAAGGGTATGGGAGTCAACTTTTAAAATATGTAGAGGAGACATTTTTACGCGATACTTTAAAAGCTGCTGCGGTAACCTTAGGAACATCAGCACGTTTGCACCCTTGGTTATTAAACATTTACGAAAAGCGGGGTTATGAAATATACGCTAAACATGAAAATGATGATGGTGATTTAGGAGTCATAATGCGTAAAATTTTAATACCAGAACAATTTAATGATGACATTTTGGGCCGACCGCCATTTTAG
- the nikA gene encoding nickel ABC transporter substrate-binding protein, translating into MKKLITLIVMISFVLASCGGTSSTDKDTLNVEIPLKTKSIAPYETDIPVKTGALESLFKMSKNGKVKPLLVKNYHQVSDNQLELTLKDNIKFQNGHHLTGEAVKRSLEEGMKKSDLLKGSLPIKSINAHGQKVTITTKEPYPELMSELASPFAAIYDTKAKNKVTDQPVGTGPYKIDQYKRSQKIVLKQFKDYWQGTPKLKRINVTYHEDGNTRVDHLLSGKSDLTTDVPIERVDDVKKSNKANIQSTSGFRTHLMLYNHDSKKVNKKVREALDMIINRKDIAKNVSKNYAEPASGPFNHRLKSLEKEEIQSQDIKRAKELLAQEGYSKSHPLKLNMVTYDGRPELPKIGQVIQSEAKKANVDIQLRNVDDIEGYLKNKQSWDVSMYSYLSVPRGDTGYFFNTAYLPDGALNKGNYSNTKVTQLIKELNTTFGDKQRGQVTNEILNESKKDIPNSYITYNSQIDGVNNKVRHFNVTPESIYLIDYKLSKKE; encoded by the coding sequence CTCTTATTGTCATGATATCTTTTGTTTTAGCGAGCTGTGGGGGCACATCAAGTACAGACAAAGACACCCTCAATGTTGAAATACCTTTGAAAACTAAATCAATTGCACCTTACGAAACTGATATCCCAGTTAAAACAGGTGCCTTGGAATCGCTTTTTAAAATGTCGAAGAATGGTAAAGTAAAACCTTTATTAGTCAAAAATTATCATCAAGTATCTGACAATCAACTAGAACTCACTTTAAAAGATAATATTAAATTTCAAAACGGTCATCATTTAACAGGCGAAGCTGTAAAACGCAGTCTCGAAGAAGGAATGAAAAAAAGTGATTTGTTAAAAGGATCACTTCCTATTAAATCAATCAATGCTCATGGACAAAAAGTCACAATCACTACTAAAGAACCTTATCCAGAATTAATGTCTGAACTCGCAAGCCCATTTGCTGCTATTTACGACACAAAAGCTAAAAACAAAGTAACTGATCAACCTGTTGGTACGGGTCCTTATAAAATTGATCAGTATAAACGTTCGCAAAAAATCGTACTAAAACAATTCAAAGACTACTGGCAAGGTACGCCAAAATTAAAAAGAATTAATGTCACTTATCATGAAGATGGTAATACTCGTGTTGATCACTTATTATCAGGCAAATCAGATTTGACTACTGATGTTCCAATTGAACGCGTTGATGATGTAAAAAAATCTAACAAAGCAAACATTCAAAGTACATCAGGCTTTAGAACGCATTTAATGTTATACAATCATGATAGTAAAAAAGTTAATAAAAAAGTAAGAGAAGCACTAGATATGATTATTAATCGAAAAGACATTGCTAAAAATGTTTCTAAAAATTATGCTGAGCCAGCATCAGGTCCTTTTAACCATCGATTAAAATCATTAGAAAAAGAGGAAATTCAATCACAAGACATCAAGCGTGCAAAAGAACTTTTAGCTCAAGAAGGTTATTCCAAATCGCATCCTCTTAAATTAAACATGGTCACATACGATGGCAGACCAGAATTGCCTAAAATTGGACAGGTGATACAATCTGAAGCTAAAAAGGCAAATGTTGATATACAATTACGCAATGTAGATGATATCGAAGGATATCTCAAAAACAAACAGAGTTGGGATGTTTCAATGTATAGTTATTTAAGTGTGCCACGTGGTGATACAGGTTATTTCTTTAACACTGCATACTTACCTGATGGAGCATTAAATAAAGGTAATTATAGTAATACTAAAGTCACTCAGTTAATTAAAGAATTAAATACTACTTTCGGTGACAAGCAACGTGGTCAAGTGACTAATGAAATACTAAATGAATCTAAAAAAGATATTCCTAACAGCTATATCACATACAACTCTCAAATAGATGGTGTGAATAATAAAGTAAGACATTTTAATGTTACACCAGAATCTATCTATTTAATTGATTATAAATTAAGTAAAAAAGAATAA
- a CDS encoding DsbA family protein codes for MKKLIGLLMILCMVLLYSCSGPMDSPKHSNNSKPVVVIYGDYKCPYCKKTEDRVMPKLKKKYIDTNKIKYQYVNLAFLGKDSIVGSRAQHAVNHYAPKKSLEFQKLMFNQQKDEHKQWITTRLVDKQIDKLSISDDKKKKIKTDYKTKGSISWKKAKEDQQIAKKNHIKQTPTAFVNDNKVEDPYDFSSYEMLLENEK; via the coding sequence ATGAAAAAATTAATCGGATTATTGATGATTTTATGTATGGTTTTGCTATACAGTTGCTCAGGTCCAATGGACTCTCCAAAGCATTCTAATAATAGCAAACCTGTAGTGGTAATATACGGTGATTATAAGTGTCCTTATTGTAAAAAAACAGAAGATCGCGTGATGCCAAAGCTTAAGAAGAAGTATATTGATACAAACAAAATTAAATATCAATATGTGAATTTGGCATTCTTAGGAAAAGATTCAATTGTAGGTTCAAGAGCGCAGCATGCGGTAAATCATTATGCTCCCAAGAAGTCACTTGAATTTCAGAAATTAATGTTTAATCAACAAAAAGATGAACATAAGCAATGGATTACAACACGTCTTGTTGATAAGCAAATTGATAAATTAAGTATCAGTGATGACAAAAAGAAAAAAATAAAGACTGATTATAAAACTAAAGGTTCCATCTCGTGGAAAAAAGCCAAGGAAGATCAACAAATTGCGAAGAAAAATCACATCAAGCAAACACCTACAGCGTTTGTTAATGATAACAAGGTTGAAGATCCATATGACTTTTCTAGCTACGAGATGTTGCTAGAAAACGAAAAGTGA
- a CDS encoding formate/nitrite transporter family protein, with protein MFKNNKSIEDTYATKPIIQNIVGQAQIKQVMAKQTPMRYTLKAIMAGFLLSIVTVFMLAIKTQFASTHNDGLINLMGAIAFSLGLVLVVLTNSELLTSNFMYLTVGWYYKAISVSKMIWIFIFCFIGNILGGFILFFLMKYAHVMTPEMTDSLTALVHKKTVESTWLNILIKGIFCNFFINIGIFISMQFKEGLAKAFFIACGVIVFVFMGYEHVVFNAGLYAGMMFFNMDGLSWLGVLKNIVFAFLGNYIGGGIFIGLVYAYLNGKRDSLQP; from the coding sequence ATGTTCAAGAACAACAAAAGTATTGAAGATACTTATGCAACAAAACCTATTATTCAGAATATCGTTGGTCAGGCACAAATCAAACAAGTGATGGCGAAACAAACACCCATGAGATATACGTTGAAAGCTATCATGGCTGGTTTTCTATTATCAATAGTTACAGTTTTTATGTTAGCAATTAAAACACAATTCGCTTCAACGCATAATGACGGGTTAATCAATTTGATGGGAGCTATTGCGTTTAGTTTAGGTCTCGTATTAGTTGTGTTAACCAATTCTGAATTATTAACTAGTAATTTTATGTATCTGACTGTTGGTTGGTATTATAAAGCAATTAGTGTAAGTAAAATGATATGGATTTTTATTTTCTGTTTTATAGGTAATATCTTAGGTGGATTTATTTTATTTTTCCTCATGAAATATGCACATGTTATGACGCCAGAAATGACAGATAGTTTAACAGCATTAGTACATAAAAAAACAGTAGAATCGACTTGGTTAAATATTTTGATTAAAGGTATATTTTGTAATTTCTTTATTAATATCGGTATTTTTATTTCAATGCAGTTTAAAGAGGGACTAGCCAAAGCATTCTTTATAGCTTGTGGAGTGATTGTCTTTGTATTTATGGGTTACGAACACGTTGTTTTTAACGCTGGATTATATGCAGGTATGATGTTCTTTAATATGGATGGATTATCTTGGTTGGGTGTGCTAAAAAATATTGTTTTTGCATTCCTTGGAAACTATATCGGTGGAGGTATCTTTATTGGATTAGTGTATGCATATTTGAACGGTAAACGTGACAGCCTCCAACCATAG